In Campylobacter vicugnae, a genomic segment contains:
- the kdsB gene encoding 3-deoxy-manno-octulosonate cytidylyltransferase codes for MIIIPTRLASTRFANKILADIGGVPMFVKTAQLASQCDDVIVACDDEDVAKIAAKFGIKAIMTSKAHDSGTDRINEAAKKLSLSSDEIIINLQADEPFFEEKNLAKFKDFTNQRINDGAFMTSCLKFTDHEKAQNPNLVKVITDKDDYAIYFSRSLIPYPRSRCELYKAHIGIYGYSVDTLAQFCSLTTKELENIEKLEQLRALSSGKKIAMLEINSNSIGIDTIEDLKAAANKFGFNSSLLQ; via the coding sequence ATGATAATAATACCAACTCGTTTAGCCTCAACTAGATTTGCCAATAAAATCCTAGCCGATATAGGCGGGGTTCCTATGTTTGTAAAAACTGCTCAACTAGCTAGCCAATGCGATGATGTAATAGTAGCATGTGATGATGAGGATGTAGCTAAGATTGCAGCTAAATTTGGCATAAAAGCGATAATGACAAGCAAAGCACATGATAGTGGCACTGATAGAATCAATGAAGCAGCTAAAAAACTTAGCCTATCTAGCGATGAAATAATTATAAATCTTCAAGCTGATGAGCCATTTTTTGAAGAAAAAAATCTAGCTAAATTTAAAGATTTTACCAATCAAAGGATCAACGATGGTGCCTTTATGACTAGCTGTTTGAAATTTACCGATCATGAAAAAGCGCAAAACCCAAACCTAGTTAAGGTAATCACAGATAAAGATGATTATGCTATATACTTCTCACGATCGCTAATTCCATATCCTCGTAGTCGTTGTGAGTTATATAAGGCTCACATTGGAATATATGGATATAGCGTAGATACTCTAGCTCAATTTTGCTCTCTTACAACCAAAGAGCTTGAAAATATAGAAAAATTAGAGCAGCTAAGAGCACTCTCAAGTGGCAAAAAGATTGCTATGTTAGAGATAAATAGCAATAGTATTGGCATTGATACCATAGAAGATCTCAAAGCCGCAGCTAATAAATTTGGATTTAACTCTAGTTTACTACAATGA